A section of the Umboniibacter marinipuniceus genome encodes:
- a CDS encoding CinA family protein, translating into MKFDQLAAELGTQLAAKEWTVTTAESCTGGMVSAAITSVPGSSAWFEQSYTTYSNASKERVLGVLPAIIESNGVVSEPVVAQMALGAALQSNAECAVAISGIAGPGGATENKAVGTVCFGWVVGGVVTTATHQLQGDRQAVREQSVEIALKGLLQHIQFYV; encoded by the coding sequence ATGAAATTTGATCAATTGGCCGCTGAATTAGGCACTCAGTTGGCCGCAAAGGAGTGGACGGTTACCACTGCCGAAAGTTGTACCGGCGGGATGGTGAGCGCAGCGATCACTTCAGTGCCTGGCAGCTCAGCTTGGTTTGAGCAAAGTTATACTACCTACAGTAATGCTAGCAAGGAGCGGGTGCTAGGTGTTCTGCCAGCGATTATTGAAAGCAATGGTGTTGTCAGCGAACCGGTTGTCGCGCAAATGGCGCTGGGCGCCGCGTTGCAAAGTAATGCCGAGTGTGCCGTGGCGATAAGTGGCATTGCGGGTCCAGGTGGTGCTACTGAGAATAAGGCAGTTGGCACCGTTTGCTTTGGCTGGGTTGTTGGTGGTGTTGTGACCACTGCAACGCATCAGCTCCAGGGAGATCGGCAAGCGGTTCGAGAACAATCTGTTGAAATTGCGCTAAAAGGGTTGTTGCAGCACATACAGTTTTATGTGTAA
- the recA gene encoding recombinase RecA: protein MDPNKEKALGAALSQIERQFGKGTVMRMGDKERVKIPVVSTGSLGLDVALGVGGLPRGRVVEIYGPESSGKTTLTLQVIAEAQKAGGTCAFIDAEHALDPIYAEKLGVNVDDLIVSQPDTGEQALEVTDMLVRSSAVDVLVVDSVAALTPKAEIEGDMGDSHVGLQARLMSQALRKLTGNIKNTNCLVIFINQIRMKIGVMFGSPETTTGGNALKFYSSVRLDIRRIGAVKEGDEIVGNETRVKVVKNKVAPPFRQTEFQITYGKGINRHGEIIDYGVKLGVVDKSGAWYSYNGEKIGQGKQNSIRFLQENPALCEEIEAIVRGQLLDVPEEKTEDATTEDA from the coding sequence ATGGATCCAAATAAAGAAAAAGCTTTAGGTGCCGCACTGTCTCAAATCGAGCGTCAGTTTGGTAAAGGTACAGTTATGCGTATGGGTGATAAAGAGCGCGTTAAGATCCCAGTGGTCTCAACCGGTTCACTTGGCTTGGATGTGGCGCTTGGAGTGGGTGGTCTGCCGCGTGGTCGCGTCGTCGAGATCTATGGCCCAGAGTCATCGGGTAAGACAACCTTAACCTTGCAAGTTATTGCCGAAGCGCAGAAAGCAGGCGGTACCTGTGCGTTCATTGATGCTGAGCATGCATTAGATCCTATCTACGCAGAAAAATTGGGTGTGAATGTGGACGACTTGATCGTCTCGCAGCCAGACACTGGCGAACAAGCACTCGAAGTGACGGATATGCTGGTTCGTTCTAGCGCCGTGGATGTGCTTGTTGTTGACTCGGTAGCAGCGCTTACACCAAAGGCTGAGATCGAAGGTGATATGGGTGATTCTCATGTTGGTTTGCAAGCACGATTGATGTCACAGGCACTTCGCAAATTAACCGGTAACATTAAGAATACGAACTGTCTGGTGATCTTTATCAACCAAATTCGTATGAAGATTGGTGTTATGTTTGGCTCGCCAGAGACTACTACTGGTGGTAATGCGTTGAAGTTCTATTCAAGTGTTCGTCTAGATATCCGCCGAATTGGTGCAGTTAAAGAAGGCGATGAGATTGTTGGTAACGAAACGCGAGTAAAGGTTGTTAAAAACAAAGTTGCTCCACCGTTCCGCCAAACCGAATTTCAGATTACCTACGGCAAGGGCATTAACCGTCATGGCGAGATTATTGACTACGGTGTGAAACTTGGCGTCGTGGATAAATCGGGTGCATGGTACAGCTACAATGGCGAAAAAATTGGCCAGGGTAAGCAAAACTCCATCCGATTCCTACAGGAAAATCCGGCACTTTGCGAAGAGATTGAAGCAATCGTTCGTGGGCAGTTGCTAGATGTGCCAGAAGAAAAGACTGAAGACGCTACTACGGAAGATGCATAA
- a CDS encoding regulatory protein RecX — MDLLARREQSSKELFTKLKRRSEDEALINHVIKQLQQDALQCDRRFSESYFRSLVNRGIGPVRIRNEFRAKGVAQDLVDEIFDAMSGDINWFDMAEAIVTKKFGTLEFSDEKEKAKCLRFLAYRGFSSDIAYEIIF, encoded by the coding sequence ATGGATTTGCTCGCTCGTCGAGAGCAGTCTTCCAAAGAACTATTTACCAAGTTGAAGCGCCGCAGTGAAGATGAAGCGCTCATTAATCATGTCATCAAGCAGCTACAGCAGGATGCGCTTCAATGCGATCGCCGATTTAGCGAGAGTTACTTTCGCTCATTGGTTAATCGAGGCATAGGCCCAGTGAGAATTCGAAATGAATTTCGAGCTAAGGGGGTTGCTCAGGATTTGGTTGATGAAATATTTGACGCGATGTCGGGTGATATCAATTGGTTTGACATGGCCGAAGCTATTGTGACTAAGAAATTTGGCACACTGGAATTTTCGGACGAGAAAGAGAAGGCAAAGTGCCTTCGATTCCTGGCCTATAGAGGCTTCAGTAGTGATATAGCTTACGAGATCATTTTCTAG
- a CDS encoding glycine cleavage system protein R: MHSTLVITIMSDDRPGIVNELSTVIAQQKGSWLQSHFADLAGKFTGIMTVSIPDDNRKSFVSTLALLKHDGIDIRVEETVNTTKKESIIRFTVIANDRVGIVSEISSRLRAHNFSIHSLTTETQSGSMSGIPMFSAKLSVILTDDKSEEEAQTELAEALEALSDDLMIEFK; encoded by the coding sequence ATGCACTCAACGCTTGTTATTACGATAATGTCCGATGACCGTCCCGGCATCGTTAATGAACTTTCAACCGTGATCGCTCAACAAAAAGGTAGCTGGTTGCAATCTCACTTTGCCGACCTTGCCGGTAAGTTTACAGGGATTATGACCGTCTCCATACCTGACGATAACCGAAAGTCATTTGTTTCGACATTAGCTTTGTTGAAACATGACGGAATCGACATTCGTGTAGAGGAAACAGTCAATACGACTAAAAAAGAATCAATCATTCGCTTCACGGTGATCGCCAATGATCGCGTTGGGATTGTCAGTGAAATTAGTTCAAGACTTCGCGCTCACAACTTCAGCATTCATAGCCTAACCACCGAGACACAAAGCGGCTCAATGTCCGGTATTCCTATGTTCTCGGCGAAGCTCAGTGTGATATTAACGGATGATAAGTCAGAAGAAGAAGCCCAAACGGAACTCGCTGAGGCGCTTGAGGCACTCTCGGATGACCTAATGATTGAGTTTAAATAA
- a CDS encoding MTH1187 family thiamine-binding protein, which translates to MKVSADFCLIPMGDHASIAPQIASVQRILVEHGLSHQLHAYGTNVEGDWDSVMAAIKACHELLHESGVLRISTSIRVGTRIDRTQTNQQKIEAVTKLL; encoded by the coding sequence ATGAAGGTTAGCGCGGATTTTTGCCTTATCCCTATGGGAGATCATGCATCCATCGCACCACAAATTGCAAGCGTTCAACGAATTCTAGTTGAGCACGGGTTGAGTCACCAACTCCATGCATACGGAACCAATGTAGAGGGTGACTGGGATAGCGTTATGGCGGCAATCAAAGCTTGCCATGAGCTGTTGCATGAGAGTGGAGTATTGAGGATTTCAACGTCAATTCGAGTAGGTACTCGAATTGATCGAACACAAACAAACCAACAAAAAATAGAAGCAGTCACTAAACTGCTCTAA
- a CDS encoding class I SAM-dependent methyltransferase translates to MKKLFSVLALGAAIASSAVTADAIQNAVESSHRSESFKVRDDQRHPVETLSAFQVGSADTVLEIWPGSGWYTEILAPMLKDDGRLIAAHFPTETDINYYTTSRMNFVEKLAETPDVYGKVELAQMVPNQGVVGVEEASVDRVLTFRNVHNWLRGGNEQTVFNSFFSVLKPGGMLGVVEHRANEGASREEMLRSGYVTQSYVIQLAEAAGFELVEAFEINANELDTKNYEGGVWSLPPTLRHGDQDRAKYVAIGESDRMTLLFRRPE, encoded by the coding sequence ATGAAGAAATTATTTAGCGTGTTAGCGCTTGGTGCAGCAATTGCTAGTTCAGCCGTCACTGCCGATGCAATTCAAAACGCGGTGGAGTCATCGCACCGTTCCGAGTCCTTTAAGGTTCGTGACGATCAGCGTCACCCAGTGGAAACGCTGAGTGCATTCCAAGTTGGTTCCGCGGACACGGTACTTGAGATTTGGCCTGGGTCAGGTTGGTATACTGAGATTCTTGCGCCAATGCTTAAGGATGATGGCCGATTAATCGCCGCGCACTTCCCTACCGAAACCGATATCAATTACTACACCACATCGCGTATGAACTTCGTTGAGAAGCTGGCAGAAACGCCTGACGTGTACGGCAAAGTTGAGCTTGCACAGATGGTGCCGAACCAGGGTGTGGTTGGCGTGGAAGAAGCGTCAGTGGATAGAGTGTTGACCTTCCGTAATGTTCACAACTGGTTGCGCGGCGGCAACGAGCAAACCGTTTTTAACAGTTTCTTTAGTGTACTAAAGCCGGGTGGTATGTTGGGCGTTGTTGAACACCGAGCTAACGAGGGCGCATCGCGCGAAGAAATGCTGCGTAGTGGTTACGTCACGCAGAGCTATGTCATTCAGCTTGCTGAAGCAGCTGGCTTTGAGTTGGTAGAGGCTTTCGAAATCAACGCCAATGAGCTTGATACCAAGAACTACGAAGGCGGCGTATGGTCACTGCCGCCAACGCTTCGTCATGGCGATCAGGACCGTGCTAAGTATGTTGCGATAGGCGAAAGTGATCGAATGACGCTACTTTTCCGTCGTCCAGAGTAA
- a CDS encoding YheU family protein, whose product MIEIPHGELSDTALEAVLEEFITREGTDYGAVEQSLASKISQLKHELLAGRALIVFDPVLSSTHITTAEAWQANELTSEGGHDD is encoded by the coding sequence ATGATCGAAATACCTCATGGCGAACTTAGTGATACCGCATTAGAGGCAGTTCTCGAGGAATTTATTACTCGTGAAGGGACTGACTATGGTGCGGTTGAGCAGAGTCTAGCGAGTAAAATTTCGCAGCTTAAGCATGAGCTGCTTGCCGGTAGGGCGTTGATCGTATTCGATCCCGTCCTATCTAGCACGCATATCACAACAGCTGAAGCTTGGCAGGCTAATGAGCTTACTAGTGAGGGTGGTCATGACGATTGA
- the tusA gene encoding sulfurtransferase TusA has product MSLLVRVVMTIDHVLDTRGLFCPEPVMMLHGAVREATQGQLLQVLATDPSTQRDIAKFCQFLEHDLVSSEVVQSDGQEEFHFVIKIAAAT; this is encoded by the coding sequence ATGAGCTTACTAGTGAGGGTGGTCATGACGATTGATCATGTTTTAGATACACGCGGTCTATTTTGTCCGGAGCCCGTGATGATGTTGCACGGGGCAGTTCGAGAGGCTACACAGGGCCAGTTGCTTCAGGTGCTAGCCACCGATCCTTCCACTCAACGCGATATAGCCAAGTTTTGTCAGTTTCTGGAACACGACTTAGTTTCGAGTGAAGTGGTGCAGAGTGATGGTCAGGAAGAGTTTCATTTTGTAATCAAAATCGCCGCTGCAACCTAG
- a CDS encoding elongation factor P hydroxylase, whose translation MSLDNRLSLSALPSRVDLRICEVFAAVFGADYQTELRGGADEPIYLPVSEGTPARIVYRLDYERSALHEVAHWCIAGEQRRRQEDYGYWYAPDGRSSEQQAQFVAVEAKPQAVEWYLSLAAGLNFAVSVDNLDQPTDPTALKEAVFAQFVRYAEAGFPPRAQRFAEALAESLGGQVIGLATLPSYTELN comes from the coding sequence GTGTCATTGGACAACCGATTATCTCTCTCAGCGCTACCGTCGAGAGTCGATCTGCGTATTTGTGAGGTTTTTGCTGCGGTTTTCGGCGCCGACTACCAAACCGAACTTCGAGGTGGGGCAGATGAGCCAATTTATCTTCCCGTAAGCGAAGGTACCCCCGCGCGTATCGTCTATAGATTGGACTACGAGCGCTCCGCCTTGCATGAAGTAGCGCATTGGTGCATAGCCGGCGAGCAGAGACGCCGCCAAGAAGATTACGGATACTGGTACGCGCCTGATGGTCGCAGTTCCGAGCAGCAAGCCCAGTTTGTGGCAGTAGAGGCTAAGCCTCAAGCGGTAGAATGGTATTTGTCCCTTGCCGCTGGGCTAAACTTCGCGGTAAGTGTTGATAACCTCGACCAACCAACTGACCCAACGGCGTTGAAGGAAGCGGTGTTTGCTCAGTTTGTTCGCTACGCAGAGGCGGGCTTTCCTCCTCGAGCGCAACGATTTGCAGAGGCCTTAGCTGAATCGCTAGGGGGGCAAGTCATCGGTCTAGCAACACTTCCTTCGTATACTGAATTGAATTAG
- a CDS encoding 4-phosphoerythronate dehydrogenase — translation MKLVVDENIPGVDALFGGYFDEIVRLNGRTMSAEALANCDALVVRSVTAVDRKLLSGHLPKFVGTCTIGTDHLDIPFLTQSAVPWSSAPGCNADSVADYVMAALAALEQPLRGQTAAVVGCGNVGSRVALRLQSLGATVVAVDPNLTHAVVPLTSLSEALQIADICCFHTPLVRDGRYPSVGLLNEANIQLLKKGAVIVNAGRGPVIRDAALFAREDIRWVLDVWDAEPAVSQASIARAEIATPHIAGYANEAKLRGTWMIFNAWAALNDIPTVGWEQVAGAKLARPTESKAWQDQIAASYDIWRDDGIFRTALRGAPEENAVTFDGLRKHYPGRNEFSRFDWE, via the coding sequence ATGAAGTTGGTAGTTGATGAAAATATCCCCGGTGTCGACGCTTTGTTCGGTGGCTATTTCGATGAAATAGTGCGGCTGAATGGGCGAACTATGTCAGCCGAAGCGCTGGCGAATTGTGACGCCTTAGTAGTCCGCTCGGTAACGGCGGTAGATCGTAAGCTTCTGTCCGGCCACCTTCCTAAGTTCGTTGGTACCTGTACCATCGGCACGGATCATCTAGATATCCCATTTCTCACCCAAAGTGCGGTGCCTTGGTCGTCGGCACCTGGCTGCAACGCCGATAGCGTTGCCGACTATGTAATGGCGGCACTGGCGGCACTTGAACAACCATTACGCGGGCAAACTGCGGCAGTCGTTGGTTGTGGCAATGTGGGATCCAGGGTTGCGCTTCGCCTGCAAAGTTTGGGTGCCACAGTGGTAGCCGTTGATCCGAATTTGACTCACGCTGTGGTGCCGTTGACATCTCTCTCAGAGGCTTTACAAATTGCCGATATCTGTTGTTTTCATACGCCCCTGGTTCGCGATGGACGCTACCCGAGTGTTGGCCTGTTGAATGAAGCTAATATTCAGCTGCTGAAAAAAGGTGCGGTGATCGTTAATGCTGGCCGTGGACCGGTTATACGTGATGCGGCGCTATTCGCTCGCGAAGATATACGTTGGGTGCTCGACGTTTGGGATGCTGAGCCAGCCGTGTCACAGGCGTCAATTGCTAGAGCAGAAATTGCTACTCCTCATATTGCTGGCTATGCCAACGAAGCAAAACTCAGAGGAACGTGGATGATTTTTAACGCTTGGGCAGCTTTAAATGATATCCCAACGGTAGGGTGGGAGCAGGTGGCCGGAGCCAAGTTGGCGCGGCCAACTGAATCTAAGGCTTGGCAGGATCAGATTGCGGCGAGCTATGACATCTGGCGTGATGATGGTATTTTTCGCACAGCGCTGCGTGGCGCACCGGAAGAGAATGCGGTTACTTTCGACGGCTTGCGCAAACATTATCCTGGAAGGAACGAGTTCTCACGTTTCGACTGGGAATAA